A genomic window from Leishmania mexicana MHOM/GT/2001/U1103 complete genome, chromosome 14 includes:
- a CDS encoding ADP/ATP mitochondrial carrier-like protein: MSAHAASPPAAHQEQQYQAPQAGRTSSDTPYGQYGGGQAFQLTATDMALDMLIRAVFDLFQRSMAAPIDRVMVLTAVEGELVRQGRLPAGGFRGVGQLYSRLWRKEGLGGFLRGVMADAVLTLPSGFVDSFATNAVFVCLQRLIPARMADQMSTSVIVALSMAATSAAVWVATPYNAIRKTIMTNYMADIVAPAGGPTGAVCAGGEAAAAKSGVNEKADAEEAEPVSPLQEEAYRYTTATETARQIYRRKGWGGFYRGAAVEPLTVCTYRGLYLIASVMLSERVQMAYPYAVARGLAIVADVLTQPLEVVSRRLVLTASDEKDERRYAGVMDCARTIVREEGVTALWSGLRFRLMVSVASIAIRTVFVMLTDSADA, translated from the coding sequence ATGTccgcccacgccgcctctcccccggCTGCCCACCAGGAGCAGCAGTACCAGGCTCCTCAGGCGGGCAGGACAAGTAGTGACACCCCGTATGGCCAGTACGGCGGCGGTCAAGCGTTCCAGCTGACTGCCACGGATATGGCGCTGGACATGCTCATCCGCGCCGTCTTTGATCTTTTTCAGCGATCTATGGCGGCCCCTATTGACCGCGTGATGGTGCTGACCGCGGTCGAGGGCGAACTCGTGCGTCAGGGCCGCCTGCCCGCTGGTGGCTTCCGTGGCGTTGGGCAGCTGTACAGCCGCCTGTGGCGCAAGGAGGGTCTTGGCGGTTTTCTCCGCGGTGTTATGGCAGATgcggtgctgacgctgccAAGCGGGTTCGTGGACTCGTTCGCCACCAATgcggtgtttgtgtgcctgcAGCGGCTGATTCCGGCCCGCATGGCGGATCAGATGAGCACCTCTGTCATCGTGGCGCTGTCGATGGCGGCCACGAGTGCGGCGGTGTGGGTGGCCACCCCGTACAATGCCATCCGCAAGACCATCATGACCAACTACATGGCGGACATTGTCGCTCCAGCCGGTGGTCCTACCGGTGCTGTTTGCGCgggcggcgaggcagcggcggcgaagagcgGCGTGAATGAAAAAGCAGatgcagaggaggcggagccggtctcgccgctgcaggaggaggcgtacCGCTACACAACAGCCACGGAAACAGCTCGCCAAATCTACCGTCGCAAGGGTTGGGGCGGGTTctaccgcggcgccgccgtcgagccGCTGACCGTGTGCACTTACCGTGGTCTGTACCTTATCGCCTCCGTCATGTTGAGTGAGCGTGTGCAGATGGCGTACCCGTACGCGGTGGCTCGCGGGTTGGCGATTGTGGCCGACGTACTcacgcagccgctggaggtggtgagTCGCCGTCTCGTTCTGACGGCTTCAGACGAGAAGGATGAGCGGCGCTACGCCGGCGTTATGGACTGCGCCAGGACAATTGTGCGAGAAGAAggcgtgacggcgctgtggTCGGGGCTGCGCTTCCGGCTCATGGTGAGCGTCGCTAGCATTGCAATACGCACGGTGTTCGTCATGCTTACGGATTCCGCAGACGCTTGA